The following are from one region of the Etheostoma spectabile isolate EspeVRDwgs_2016 chromosome 2, UIUC_Espe_1.0, whole genome shotgun sequence genome:
- the LOC116706233 gene encoding girdin isoform X1: MEIGVFLPCLDQFMLSPLVTWVKTFMPYDGGMHLDFSELLDGVFLNDIMTQINPSATPQGANKVSRDPSQRIQNLNFLVQQIKTYYLDNLRQLIMIPLPNVLLLGRTPYCEQSLAEMKKLLLLLLGCAVQCERKEEYIERIRMLDFDTKAAIAAHIQELTHSQENVLDLQWLESSEVYPDELEAVARNMATHLRQLLNQRDTHLETIAELMQEKEGVVSLLNTPSSPQSGSYSPSMQQQTGTQQHLAVELADSKAKIRRLRQELEEKSEQMLDSRHELENMEAELKRIQQENSQLLVDARASRTYRDELDALRERAMKADKLESEVGRYREQLHKMEFYKANVEELKEDNRVLQETKEVLEDQLAGWRARSDKIHQLEKHSLLLTARVHDMEQERNADRRRIEELQEENLSLCLAQRRSMEESQHLGWELEQLAKTTENSQGQQTLSEEVSERTRSRLLKLEKENQSLLRSIEEFRAASINNSAQSKHGHHLQCEHVCKVVCSTNNCTLSTDEPKGLQTTCSHIENHTNVFPLSTVTQQMLNGGSHCHQPLHAEGELEGVQSEILLTEKPDLHIKEKGELEDGDHFKELMSDLEVLENNHNRLHCFVGSRESSPGSKSSSPCHDSIFTGLPTRSSYASKQTQRLEAKCRALDTANQHLQTSLDNTDRKVQRLEAEVQELEAENQSLQATLEELRISARRLEKLETEKQSLEQETTVLEREKRHLEKENRRLRQQAEIQEANLDSSNVSIASLEREMRFLVKEVEGLRETAERVKGLERDNRELSKQAAIDQRTLATLREELVSEKLKTQQRNNELERLAHDLEMKALSQESAEQAEQEAPDTSRFKMLESELESSLKKSLRIKEDKMASLEARLQESSTLNQQLRQELKTVKLSYEALQQRHEEEWTASSSTPPKETGKVMSEWLRESQEATKELLKLKDRLIEVERNNATLEAERQAMQAQLRQLESQSDSQQAQVLALQRQAASLQENNTALQTHNANLQVEKSTLNSQSASLMAQNAQLQQHQSGTESERDGAMREREDLRVVHEQLLRDHERLAALHERQAMEYEALMGKHGCVKNAHRTLELEHRTLQDRYNSLLQQRTKLEDLEKALKEEQLRMALEKEQHRTTAAECRRLRDEKDWLNQTYRQLLNDNELLTTDHKQLKSQLNEAKLEHTWLEADFSKLKKEFQQLDITSTKLTNQCELLGQLKGNLEEENRHLLSQIETLMLQNRTLLEQTMESKDLFHVEERQYIDKLNDLRRQKEKLEEKIMDQYKFYEPSPPRRRGNWITLKLKKLIKSNSREHGPDCPPTPTNSGFTDPHLTCQDNSSFISSDGSGGSASAGDAISPHRKSTTKMFPRMRNRLKDRDKVKSLFRRSMSLSSLAYPSAPFEKDQWASSSERLDGSEAEGQSYVEDRKNALSTSHTTSILSILHLNLPTTPPSGHVPITTTDTTTDTAPDVSELWVTDKDSNDSAVPSGLEDDELQNHGLNGVQSRAQSESSGEFSLSLENEPWSNGSSPVQQPPSRRSFSSFQPPSDTSTPQHTQKQQQRHREKASTMPIVNSQNSDIQSTPQQRKPGLSQDFWLTRGTKSIRRGPRGKVTRHSSDSTGTVKMNPGPNVMNSNSSSSKAETTQTLACSPITVLYVQGKSSSMSGCLNCFSTPLGKEGRLKGPRSPKSLPRASSVISTAEGSSRRSSVNSDCRSTVKTDPLSAKVSEASGGQEETVSQPEPEANNSEPEPEPEPIPPVKPPRDPTVFDPTDGPKSPVQESLFGSSFTFNSVFSNTIFSDSVVTTTTSLDALDTNQTFLCLNPSLVQNCPLESQESPPPKTPQTLINVEKEQSQNAERAAGIEEKDKPLTTA; this comes from the exons ATGGAAATTGGAGTTTTTCTGCCCTGTCTGGATCAATTCATGCTGAGCCCACTTGTCACTTGG GTGAAGACATTCATGCCATATGATGGGGGCATGCACTTGGACTTTTCTGAATTACTGGATGGAGTTTTTTTGAATGACATAATGACACAAAT AAATCCCTCGGCTACTCCTCAGGGTGCAAACAAAGTGAGCAGGGATCCAAGTCAGAGAATCCAGAACCTAAACTTCCTCGTCCAGCAAATCAAGACGTATTATCTG gataATCTGAGACAATTAATCATGATTCCTTTGCCAAACGTGTTGTTGCTAGGCAGGACTCCTTACTGTG aaCAAAGTCTGGCGGAAATGAAGAAgcttttgctgctgctgttgggaTGTGCAGTTCAG tgtgagagaaaagaggagtaCATCGAGAGGATCCGGATGCTTGACTTTGACACAAAAGCTGCCATAGCTGCACATATTCAGGAG TTGACTCATAGTCAGGAGAACGTGCTGGATCTGCAGTGGTTAGAATCCAGCGAGGTGTACCCAGATGAGCTGGAGGCCGTAGCGAGGAATATGGCCACACACCTCAGACAACTGCTGAACCAGAGGGACACCCATCTAGAG ACTATAGCAGAGCTAATGCAGGAAAAGGAAGGTGTTGTTAGCTTGCTCAATACCCCCTCCAGCCCACAGTCTGGCAGCTATTCTCCCAGCATGCAGCAGCAGACAGGGACACAGCAACACCTGGCTGTGGAGCTGGCTGATTCTAAGGCCAAGATTAGACGACTTAGACAAGAACT AGAGGAGAAGAGTGAGCAGATGCTGGACAGCAGACATGAGCTGGAGAACATGGAGGCAGAGCTGAAGAGGATCCAGCAGGAg AACTCCCAGCTGCTTGTAGACGCCCGTGCATCCCGCACCTACCGTGACGAGCTGGACgccctgagagagagagcaatgaAGGCGGACAAGCTGGAGAGCGAAGTGGGACGCTACAGGGAGCAACTGCACAAGATGGAATTCTACAAAGCCAACGTGGAG gagcTAAAGGAGGATAACAGGGTGCTACAGGAGACCAAAGAGGTGTTGGAGGATCAGTTGGCAGGCTGGAGGGCACGTTCCGATAAAATCCACCAGCTTGAGAAGCACAGTCTGCTGTTGACGGCCCGGGTCCATGACATGGAACAG GAGAGGAATGCAGATCGGAGGCGCATTGAGGAGCTGCAGGAGGAaaacctgtctctctgtttggCTCAAAGGAGGAGCATGGAAGAGTCCCAGCACCTGGGCTGGGAGTTAGAGCAGCTCGCCAAGACCACTGAGAACTCCCAGG gCCAGCAGACTTTGAGCGAGGAGGTGAGTGAGAGGACCCGCAGTCGGCTACTGAagctggagaaggagaaccaaaGTCTATTAAGGAGCATAGAGGAATTCAGAGCTGCCTCTATTAACAACAGTGCGCAGTCCAAACATGGCCACCACCTCCAGTGTGAACATGTCTGCAAGGTGGTctgcagcaccaacaactgTACCTTGTCAACAGATGAACCCAAAGGGTTGCAAACCACCTGCTCACATATAGAAAACCACACTAATGTATTCCCGCTCAGCACAGTAACACAGCAGATGCTGAATGGAGGGTCACACTGCCATCAGCCACTCCATGCAGAGGGAGAGCTGGAGGGAGTTCAGAGTGAGATCCTTCTCACCGAGAAGCCAGACCTTCATATTAAGGAGAAAGGAGAGCTAGAGGATGGAGACCATTTCAAAGAACTGATGTCTGATCTGGAAGTCTTAGAAAACAATCACAATAGGCTCCATTGTTTTGTTGGATCACGGGAAAGCTCCCCTGGCTCAAAGAGCAGCAGTCCCTGCCATGACAGCATCTTCACAGGTCTGCCAACACGTTCCTCCTATGCCAGCAAGCAAACACAGCGGCTGGAGGCCAAGTGCAGGGCCCTAGACACAGCTAACCAGCATCTACAGACTTCCCTCGATAATACTG ACCGTAAAGTTCAGCGCCTGGAGGCAGAAGTTCAGGAGCTGGAAGCAGAGAACCAGAGTCTGCAGGCCACTTTAGAAGAACTTCGGATCTCTGCGCGGCGCTTGGAGAAACTGGAAACAGAGAAGCAAAGCCTGGAGCAAGAAACCACAGTCTTGGAGAGGGAAAAGAGACATCTAGAGAAAGAGAATCGACGACTCCGCCAGCAG GCTGAAATCCAGGAAGCCAACTTAGACAGCAGCAATGTCTCTATTGCCAGCTTGGAAAGGGAGATGCGTTTTCTTGTTAAGGAGGTGGAGGGGTTAAGGGAGACTGCTGAGAGGGTGAAAGGCCTggagagagacaacagagaacTGAGCAAGCAAGCTGCTATCGACCAGAGGACCCTGGCCACCCTCAGAGAG GAGCTGGTGAGCGAGAAGCTAAAGACCCAGCAGAGAAACAATGAACTGGAGAGGCTTGCCCATGATTTGGAAATGAAGGCCCTTAGCCAGGAGAGTGCAGAGCAGGCTGAACAAGAGGCTCCAGACACCAG TAGGTTTAAGATGCTGGAGTCGGAATTAGAGTCGTCTCTAAAAAAATCTCTTCGGATTAAAGAGGACAAGATGGCATCTTTGGAGGCTCGTCTGCAGGAATCTTCCACCCTGAACCAGCAGCTGCGCCAGGAGCTCAAGACT GTGAAGCTGAGCTATGAGGCCTTGCAGCAGAGGCATGAGGAAGAGTGGACAGCATCAAGTTCCACCCCTCCCAAAGAGACTGGCAAGGTAATGAGCGAATGGCTGCGTGAAAGCCAGGAGGCCACCAAGGAACTGCTGAAGCTCAAAGACCGTCTCATTGAAGTGGAGAGGAAT AATGCAACACTGGAGGCAGAGCGCCAGGCTATGCAGGCCCAGCTGAGGCAGTTGGAGAGTCAGTCTGACAGCCAGCAGGCTCAGGTCCTCGCACTGCAGAGGCAGGCTGCCTCACTGCAGGAGAACAACACAGCCCTGCAGACACACAACGCTAACCTGCAG GTGGAAAAATCCACTCTGAACTCACAGAGTGCTTCCCTCATGGCCCAGAATGCTCAGCTGCAGCAGCACCAGTCGGGCACAGAAAGCGAGCGTGACGGCGCCATGCGGGAACGCGAAGACCTGCGCGTTGTTCATGAGCAGCTGTTACGAGATCACGAGCGGCTGGCAGCTCTGCATGAGCGGCAAGCTATGGAGTACGAGGCCCTGATGGGCAAGCATGGCTGTGTGAAAAACGCCCATCGTACTCTGGAGCTGGAGCATCGCACACTGCAGGACAG GTACAATAGCCTGTTGCAGCAGCGTACCAAGCTAGAAGACCTGGAGAAAGCCCTGAAGGAAGAGCAGCTGAGGATGGCTCTGGAGAAAGAACAGCACAGGACCACTGCTGCTGAATGTCGCAGGCTCCGTGACGAGAAGGACTG GCTGAACCAGACATACCGTCAGCTTCTTAACGACAACGAGTTGCTAACGACGGATCACAAGCAGCTCAAGAGCCAGCTGAATGAGGCCAAGCTGGAGCACACCTGGCTGGAGGCCGACTTCTCCAAGCTCAAGAAGGAGTTTCAGCAGCTGGACATTACCTCCACAAAGCTCACCAACCAGTGTGAG CTACTGGGCCAGTTGAAGGGCAACCTGGAGGAAGAGAATCGCCACCTGCTCAGCCAGATCGAGACCCTGATGCTACAGAACCGAACCCTTTTGGAGCAGACTATGGAGAGCAAGGATCTGTTTCACGTTGAAGAGAGACAGTATAT TGACAAACTTAATGATTTGAGGAGGCAGAAGGAGAAGCTGGAGGAAAAGATAATGGACCAGTACAAATTTTATGAACCATCCCCTCCTCGCAG ACGTGGAAACTGGATCACCCTAAAACTGAAGAAGTTGATTAAGTCCAATAGCCGTGAGCATGGTCCCGACtgcccacccacacccacaaacTCAGGCTTTACGGACCCACACCTCACCTGTCAGGACAACAGCTCCTTCATCAGCTCAGATGGCTCTGGAGGCTCGGCCTCAGCAGGTGATGCCATCTCACCCCATCGTAAGAGCA CGACCAAAATGTTTCCCCGTATGAGGAACAGACTGAAGGACAGAGACAAAGTCAAGTCCCTCTTCCGTCGTTCCATGT CCCTGAGCAGCTTGGCGTACCCCTCAGCCCCGTTCGAGAAGGATCAGTGGGCAAGCAGCTCAGAGCGGCTCGACGGGTCAGAGGCAGAAGGACAATCCTATGTGGAGGACAGGAAGAATGCATTGTCCACATCCCATACCACCTCCATCTTGTCCATCCTCCACCTTAATCTTCCCACCACTCCACCATCTGGCCACGTCCCCATCACAACCACTGACACCACCACCGACACTGCTCCAGATGTTTCTGAGCTCTGGGTGACAG ACAAGGATTCAAATGATAGCGCTGTGCCATCTGGATTGGAGGACGACGAGCTGCAAAATCACG GGCTGAATGGCGTCCAGAGTCGTGCCCAAAGTGAGAGCAGCGGTGAGTTCAGCCTGAGTCTGGAAAATGAGCCATGGTCAAATGGCAGCAGCCCTGTCCAGCAGCCTCCATCACGCcgctccttctcctccttccaGCCCCCCAGTGATACCTccaccccccaacacacacagaagcagcagcagcggcacaGGGAGAAGGCCTCTACCATGCCCATCGTCAACAGCCAGAATTCAGATATTCAGTCTACACCACAACAGAGAAAGCCTGGGCTCTCTCAAGACTTCTGGCTAACAAGGGGTACAAAGAGCATCCGGAGGGGGCCAAGAGGGAAAGTGACGCGTCACTCGTCAGATTCAACAGGCACAGTCAAAATGAACCCAGGGCCGAATGTGATGAATTCAAATTCAAGCTCTAGCAAAGCTGAAACTACTCAAACCTTAGCTTGTTCGCCTATCACAGTACTGTATGTTCAGGGCAAGTCATCCTCAATGTCTGGTTGCCTCAACTGCTTCTCAACCCCTCTGGGCAAAGAGGGGCGACTTAAAGGGCCCAGGTCGCCCAAAAGTCTCCCCCGAGCCAGCAGTGTAATTTCCACCGCAGAGGGATCATCCCGGCGCTCCAGTGTAAACAGTGACTGCAGGTCAACTGTAAAGACTGACCCGCTTTCCGCCAAGGTTTCAGAAGCGAGCGGGGGTCAGGAGGAAACAGTAAGTCAACCTGAACCAGAGGCCAATAACAGTGagcctgagcctgagcctgagCCCATTCCCCCAGTCAAACCTCCCAGAGACCCAACGGTTTTTGATCCCACAGACGGACCCAAATCCCCTGTGCAGGAGTCCCTTTTTGGCTCCTCATTCACTTTTAACTCTGTCTTCTCTAACACGATCTTCAGTGATTCTGTGGTCACAACCACGACCAGTCTGGATGCCCTTGACACcaaccagaccttcctctgtcTAAATCCATCTCTGGTGCAAAACTGTCCACTTGAGAGCCAGGAGTCCCCTCCTCCTAAGACACCACAAACACTGATCAACGTGGAGAAGGAGCAGAGTCAAAATGCGGAACGTGCAGCTGGGATAGAAGAGAAGGACAAGCCACTCACAACTGCATGA